A single window of Desulfovibrio psychrotolerans DNA harbors:
- a CDS encoding ABC transporter substrate-binding protein: protein MKRLVLVAVALGILFTGTLAHANKLEEIKARGTLICGVKDSTVPFGYVDETSKQLVGFDVDICKYIADAMGVGLELKAVTSASRIPMVLQGSVDIAAATMTHKIERDDVIDFSITYFMDGQKLLVPVDSGIKSVADLKGKRVATVKGSTSEKNIREAQPDCTVLSFDEYPQAMLAMKQGKAVAVTTDSTILLGLRGSDPEPSKWEILPDAISIEPYGLGIVENESKFRDFINKTLMEMWRSGEYKTTYDKWFGPETRFYLPLTWTMELWP from the coding sequence ATGAAACGTTTAGTACTGGTTGCAGTGGCTCTGGGCATTCTCTTTACGGGCACTCTGGCACACGCCAACAAGCTGGAAGAGATCAAGGCACGCGGCACGCTTATCTGCGGCGTAAAGGACTCCACCGTGCCCTTCGGCTACGTGGACGAAACGAGCAAACAGCTTGTGGGCTTCGACGTGGATATCTGCAAGTACATTGCCGATGCCATGGGCGTGGGACTGGAACTGAAGGCCGTCACCTCCGCTTCGCGCATCCCCATGGTGCTGCAGGGCTCCGTGGATATCGCCGCCGCCACCATGACCCACAAGATTGAGCGCGATGACGTCATCGATTTTTCCATCACCTACTTCATGGACGGCCAGAAGCTGCTGGTGCCCGTGGATTCCGGTATCAAGTCCGTTGCCGACCTCAAGGGCAAGCGCGTAGCCACCGTAAAGGGCTCCACCTCCGAAAAGAATATCCGCGAAGCACAGCCCGACTGCACGGTGCTTTCCTTTGACGAATACCCGCAGGCCATGCTGGCCATGAAGCAGGGCAAGGCCGTGGCCGTCACCACCGACTCCACCATCCTTCTGGGCCTTCGCGGTTCCGACCCCGAGCCGAGCAAGTGGGAAATTCTGCCCGACGCCATTTCCATAGAGCCTTACGGTCTCGGCATTGTGGAAAACGAATCCAAGTTCCGCGACTTCATCAACAAGACCCTCATGGAAATGTGGCGTTCCGGCGAATACAAGACCACGTACGACAAGTGGTTCGGCCCGGAAACCCGTTTCTACCTGCCCCTTACCTGGACCATGGAACTGTGGCCCTAA
- a CDS encoding amino acid ABC transporter permease — translation MNYKFNWNVVLSGEYLDWIIQGVAVTCQISALSLLFSVIIGTALAVMRLTGFRPFVWFTVAYTEFFRNTPLLVQIFFWYFGSEGLLPRPVMQWLYQWDFEFVAGVIALTVYTSAFIAEEIRSGINSIPKTQLEASRACGLSFVQAMAYVILPQAFRIIIPPLISQSLNLIKNSSLCMTIGVAELTYMARQIESYSFRGFEAFTVSTLIYLFISLLVSFAITQYNKHFMRTVSY, via the coding sequence TTGAATTACAAATTCAACTGGAACGTTGTCCTTTCCGGAGAATATCTGGACTGGATAATTCAGGGTGTTGCGGTTACCTGCCAAATCTCGGCACTATCGCTTCTGTTTTCCGTTATCATCGGCACGGCACTGGCCGTCATGCGCCTCACAGGGTTCAGGCCCTTTGTGTGGTTTACCGTTGCGTACACGGAATTTTTCCGCAACACGCCGCTGCTGGTGCAGATTTTCTTCTGGTATTTCGGTTCGGAAGGATTGCTTCCCCGTCCGGTCATGCAGTGGTTGTATCAATGGGACTTTGAATTTGTCGCCGGGGTCATTGCGCTTACGGTGTACACCTCCGCCTTCATTGCGGAGGAAATTCGGTCCGGCATAAACTCCATTCCCAAGACGCAGCTCGAAGCCTCCCGCGCATGCGGATTGTCCTTCGTGCAGGCCATGGCCTATGTCATTCTGCCGCAGGCCTTCCGCATCATCATACCGCCGCTTATTTCTCAATCGCTTAATCTTATTAAGAACTCCTCTCTTTGTATGACCATAGGCGTGGCAGAACTCACCTACATGGCGCGGCAGATTGAATCCTATTCTTTCCGCGGATTCGAAGCGTTTACGGTGAGCACGCTCATATACCTTTTCATCTCGCTGCTGGTTTCGTTTGCGATAACCCAGTACAATAAGCATTTCATGCGCACAGTGAGCTACTAG
- a CDS encoding amino acid ABC transporter permease has protein sequence MQWNIVADNFEYLLIGAYPEGPLGGLALTVVMAAISIFGAFWLGLIIGLMRLSKRWWLKWPSFVYIEIIRGIPLLMLILWVYFLFPVVMGKAMPENDSVIIAFVVFTAAYIAEIVRAGVLALPSGQMEASRATGLSKFQAMKYVILPQALRNMIPSFVNQFVSLTKDTSLAYIIGVAELTRAATQVNNRTLSAPMEIYLTILVMYFIICYVLTSFSRRLERKMARYQARG, from the coding sequence ATGCAGTGGAATATCGTTGCCGACAACTTTGAATATCTGCTCATAGGCGCCTATCCGGAAGGACCCCTGGGCGGGCTTGCCCTCACTGTGGTCATGGCGGCCATTTCCATCTTCGGGGCGTTCTGGCTCGGGCTTATCATCGGCCTGATGCGCCTTTCCAAACGCTGGTGGCTGAAATGGCCTTCCTTCGTCTATATTGAAATCATCCGCGGCATTCCGCTGCTCATGCTCATCCTGTGGGTGTATTTCCTTTTCCCGGTGGTCATGGGCAAGGCAATGCCGGAAAACGATTCCGTCATTATAGCCTTTGTGGTGTTTACCGCCGCCTACATCGCGGAAATTGTCCGCGCGGGCGTGCTGGCGCTGCCTTCAGGGCAGATGGAGGCATCACGGGCTACAGGGCTGAGCAAGTTTCAGGCGATGAAATACGTCATATTGCCGCAGGCGTTGCGGAACATGATTCCTTCCTTCGTCAACCAGTTTGTTTCCCTGACTAAAGATACTTCGCTGGCCTACATCATCGGCGTGGCCGAACTCACCCGTGCAGCAACACAGGTGAATAACCGCACGCTCTCCGCTCCCATGGAGATATACCTGACCATCCTTGTCATGTACTTCATCATCTGTTACGTGCTCACCTCCTTCAGCCGCAGGCTGGAGCGCAAAATGGCACGATACCAGGCACGAGGATAA
- a CDS encoding 50S ribosomal protein L11 methyltransferase, with translation MEHLIRLDITVPEDMQDLATVALVRKLQYGWEEEALPTGDVRYRVYVENPAFCEEFLAEMKSLVPDARVERDEVENRNWAMAWREFFTPVRVGELFMVIAPWMAESQDLEGRIPIVIEPKMAFGTGHHPTTALCLACVSKLAKEGRLREGMRFFDIGTGSGILAIGCAKIGMTGLGVDIDTLAVENSRENSAINGVESAFAVARGSADYTQDVFDVVLANILAQPLRELAPQIVARVASGGCLVLSGLLATQADSVEQAYTALGLAPARREIDGEWAALIWESV, from the coding sequence ATGGAACACCTGATCAGGTTGGATATCACGGTACCGGAAGACATGCAGGACCTCGCCACCGTGGCGCTGGTACGCAAGCTCCAGTACGGATGGGAAGAGGAAGCACTGCCCACGGGCGATGTGCGTTACCGCGTGTATGTGGAAAATCCCGCGTTCTGCGAGGAATTTCTTGCGGAGATGAAGAGTCTGGTTCCGGACGCTCGCGTGGAGCGCGACGAAGTGGAAAACCGCAACTGGGCTATGGCGTGGCGCGAATTTTTCACTCCCGTAAGGGTGGGCGAACTGTTCATGGTCATAGCGCCGTGGATGGCGGAATCGCAGGATCTTGAAGGCCGCATTCCCATCGTCATTGAGCCCAAGATGGCGTTCGGCACCGGGCATCACCCCACCACGGCACTGTGCCTCGCCTGTGTTTCCAAGCTGGCAAAGGAAGGTCGCCTGCGCGAAGGAATGCGCTTTTTCGACATAGGCACCGGCTCCGGCATCCTCGCCATTGGTTGCGCCAAGATAGGCATGACCGGGCTGGGGGTGGATATCGACACCCTTGCCGTGGAAAACAGCCGGGAAAACAGCGCCATAAACGGCGTGGAGAGTGCCTTTGCCGTTGCCAGGGGCAGCGCGGACTACACGCAGGATGTCTTCGATGTGGTGCTGGCCAATATTCTTGCTCAGCCGCTGCGTGAGCTTGCTCCGCAGATTGTGGCCCGCGTGGCTTCCGGAGGCTGCCTTGTGCTTTCCGGCCTGCTGGCGACGCAGGCGGACAGTGTGGAGCAGGCTTATACAGCCCTTGGTCTTGCGCCTGCACGTCGTGAGATAGACGGAGAGTGGGCCGCGCTCATCTGGGAGAGCGTGTAA
- a CDS encoding RipA family octameric membrane protein codes for MLTLSPEEYVEAFFGEGCDTDAAGGDCQITGTRRTLALQTALDNYRYENELYWKKSILFWAFTALAFTGLFVADAAMRNPYFYQLVVCSIGAVISFAWVAITKGSRYTQQKWCRLVHTLEDEAVGPLFKTYTTVTSAKARANSLYHPSKGVVCDPASSSYELRPFCTSKVNDYLSLYLACTWGFLAVRYFVKTAPELASYFLPVFADPAQELGFISLSFVAFSAYFLVMMFFRCRTSADEVNCADQSHFRVIKFIPGQNH; via the coding sequence ATGCTGACACTTTCCCCAGAGGAATATGTGGAAGCGTTTTTCGGTGAGGGCTGCGATACCGACGCGGCTGGAGGAGACTGTCAAATCACCGGAACACGCAGAACGCTGGCCTTGCAGACGGCACTGGATAATTATCGCTACGAGAACGAGCTGTACTGGAAAAAATCCATCCTGTTCTGGGCGTTCACTGCCCTTGCCTTTACCGGGCTGTTCGTTGCCGATGCAGCAATGCGAAACCCCTATTTCTACCAGCTTGTTGTCTGCAGCATAGGGGCGGTCATCTCCTTTGCCTGGGTAGCCATTACCAAGGGCAGCCGGTACACACAGCAAAAGTGGTGCCGCCTTGTTCATACGCTGGAAGATGAAGCGGTGGGCCCCCTCTTCAAGACCTACACCACGGTAACCAGTGCCAAGGCGCGCGCAAACAGCCTCTACCATCCCTCCAAGGGCGTGGTGTGCGACCCGGCGTCATCTTCCTACGAACTGCGCCCCTTCTGCACGTCCAAGGTTAACGACTATCTTTCGCTGTACCTCGCCTGCACGTGGGGTTTTCTCGCCGTACGCTATTTCGTGAAAACGGCACCGGAGCTTGCTTCCTATTTCCTTCCTGTGTTCGCAGACCCTGCGCAGGAACTCGGATTCATTTCTCTCTCGTTTGTGGCGTTCTCCGCATATTTCCTCGTCATGATGTTCTTCCGGTGCAGAACCAGCGCCGATGAGGTGAACTGCGCAGACCAGAGCCATTTCCGGGTTATCAAATTCATCCCCGGACAAAATCACTGA
- a CDS encoding glycosyltransferase family 9 protein — protein MLVCQLRQIGDVLLATPSIHLLKQRFPLARIDVLTEKKCAPMLENNPDVDTVWPIDRKQLTSLFKEISFYWSVARQGYDIVVDFQQLPRCRWVVAFSGAPVRLSYTPAWYNAWLFTHTVTPQDGYAAMAKASVLRPLGIAWNGEKPRLYLTEPERAFAADYLARYGVQEHHRLVTVDPTHRRATRRWPARHYGALMARMAENHPDMRFLLLYGPGEREEAGAVRDACPCPEAVILPDEIISLREMAACIERAVLHIGNCSAPRHIAVSVGTPTFTVLGATSPAWTFPSAEHAQIALGCDCQPCNRNSCETGYTCLEGLEPEAVWLAVREHMVHCGI, from the coding sequence ATTCTGGTCTGCCAGTTGCGGCAAATAGGCGATGTGCTGCTCGCAACGCCATCTATCCACCTGCTAAAACAGCGTTTTCCTCTGGCGCGCATAGATGTGCTCACCGAGAAGAAGTGCGCCCCCATGCTGGAAAACAATCCGGATGTGGATACCGTGTGGCCCATAGACCGCAAGCAATTAACCAGTCTTTTCAAGGAGATATCCTTCTACTGGTCCGTTGCCCGGCAGGGCTATGACATCGTGGTGGACTTCCAACAACTCCCAAGATGCCGCTGGGTTGTGGCCTTTTCCGGCGCGCCGGTGCGCCTGAGTTATACCCCCGCGTGGTACAATGCGTGGCTCTTTACCCACACCGTTACTCCGCAGGACGGGTATGCCGCCATGGCAAAGGCCAGCGTGCTGCGGCCGCTCGGCATTGCATGGAACGGAGAGAAACCCCGCCTGTATCTCACGGAACCGGAACGGGCCTTTGCAGCAGACTATCTTGCGCGGTACGGTGTGCAGGAACATCACAGGCTGGTCACCGTGGATCCCACCCATCGCCGTGCCACCCGGCGCTGGCCCGCACGGCATTACGGCGCACTCATGGCACGTATGGCAGAAAATCACCCGGACATGCGTTTTCTGCTGCTGTACGGCCCGGGGGAGCGGGAAGAAGCCGGCGCTGTGCGCGACGCCTGCCCGTGCCCGGAGGCCGTCATCCTGCCGGATGAGATTATCTCATTGCGAGAGATGGCAGCCTGCATCGAGCGGGCAGTGCTGCACATAGGCAACTGTTCAGCACCGCGTCATATTGCCGTTTCCGTGGGAACTCCCACCTTTACCGTGCTGGGAGCTACGAGTCCGGCATGGACTTTTCCTTCTGCCGAGCATGCTCAGATAGCGCTTGGCTGCGACTGTCAGCCATGCAATCGAAATTCCTGCGAAACAGGCTACACATGCCTTGAAGGGCTTGAGCCGGAAGCCGTATGGCTGGCAGTACGCGAGCACATGGTGCATTGCGGGATTTAG
- a CDS encoding protein-disulfide reductase DsbD family protein, with the protein MDNSTHLAQPESCGLRTPRGIFLRRTACVSLKIAQVTHVTLIILIALIGLLFLRPSGNALAADLPVSFRTEAFLLDQAAPPANVLSPAPGTGDTPLLAGDILLAVWITPENGYHFYAHNPGDTGRPTEVVPNRLLEGMRIYYPSGVAKKDVFDPAATVMIHDGPTPVFIRFPATSAKPPLEITIKLLLCSQDNCWPVHHTLKAEWNTSKLAYAEAQPWWPLSGQYTEIVPTQGGETVTVGTSTSRLATELGAELGVELPSASGGGTRALPATKDKNGKDSSVSLSDRASSSLFSSEKGYSITPVFFMQSLEVTSLGKAVLFGLIAGFILNFMPCVLPVISLKLSSIVSATNIADNAARMRSFREHNLLFAAGILTWFLALAAILSVAGLAWGQLFQDQRLVTALLLLVFTLGLSTFDVFDLPMLNLRGISSAQGNGRWSAFSTGLLATLLATPCSGPFLGGVLGWAFMQPPVVLATILVAVGAGMALPYLGMAAWPGLVTHFPKPGAWTVTLQRVVGFFLMGTAGYLLTILPATRLPFLLALLWLTAFAAWIWGRFAGLSAPPLRRWIVRALCLALIAGALMYDGRGTKEGGGQSPWQTFSQQQFLESAGRHNLVLDFTADWCPNCKILEHTVLTEANRARWAQEYGAVFIKVDLTRENEEGYALLRALGSQSIPVVAFFPAGEKAASPLVLRDLFTTDVAEAALRQAFGP; encoded by the coding sequence ATGGACAACTCAACACACCTCGCTCAACCGGAATCCTGCGGTCTGCGCACGCCGCGCGGCATATTCCTGCGGCGGACCGCATGCGTATCACTCAAAATCGCCCAGGTCACCCATGTCACTCTGATCATCCTTATAGCTCTGATCGGGCTGCTCTTCCTCCGCCCCTCCGGCAACGCGCTCGCTGCGGATCTGCCTGTAAGCTTTCGTACAGAAGCCTTTCTGCTGGACCAAGCAGCGCCGCCCGCAAATGTTCTTTCCCCCGCTCCGGGAACCGGTGACACACCCCTTCTCGCCGGGGACATACTGCTTGCCGTATGGATAACACCTGAAAACGGCTACCATTTCTACGCACACAATCCCGGCGATACCGGACGCCCCACGGAAGTGGTTCCCAATCGCCTGCTCGAAGGCATGCGCATCTATTACCCGTCCGGGGTGGCCAAGAAAGATGTTTTTGACCCAGCCGCCACGGTCATGATCCACGATGGCCCCACGCCAGTGTTCATCCGTTTTCCCGCCACTTCCGCCAAGCCGCCCCTTGAGATAACCATTAAGTTGCTGTTGTGCTCTCAGGACAACTGCTGGCCTGTACACCACACATTGAAAGCAGAATGGAACACCTCCAAACTGGCCTACGCAGAAGCACAGCCGTGGTGGCCTCTTTCCGGGCAGTATACGGAAATCGTTCCGACACAAGGCGGCGAGACCGTAACGGTGGGGACCAGCACATCGCGTCTGGCTACAGAACTTGGGGCGGAACTGGGGGTGGAGCTGCCTTCCGCATCTGGCGGAGGCACACGTGCGCTGCCTGCCACAAAGGATAAGAACGGCAAGGATAGCTCCGTGTCCCTTTCAGACCGTGCCTCCTCTTCTCTCTTCAGTTCAGAAAAAGGCTACAGCATAACGCCAGTTTTCTTCATGCAGTCGCTGGAGGTTACATCACTGGGCAAGGCCGTGCTTTTCGGGCTGATAGCGGGGTTCATCCTGAACTTTATGCCGTGCGTCCTGCCTGTCATAAGCCTCAAGCTCTCCTCCATTGTCTCGGCCACCAATATTGCAGACAATGCTGCACGCATGCGCAGCTTCAGGGAACATAACCTGCTGTTTGCAGCCGGAATCTTGACATGGTTTCTTGCGCTCGCGGCCATTCTTTCTGTGGCGGGACTGGCCTGGGGCCAGCTTTTTCAAGATCAGCGGCTCGTCACCGCCCTGCTACTGCTGGTCTTCACGCTGGGCCTTTCCACCTTTGACGTGTTCGATCTGCCCATGCTGAACCTGCGCGGCATCTCTTCCGCACAGGGCAACGGACGCTGGAGCGCCTTTTCCACAGGTCTTCTGGCAACCCTGCTGGCAACCCCGTGCAGCGGCCCCTTTCTGGGAGGCGTGCTGGGATGGGCCTTCATGCAGCCCCCCGTGGTGCTGGCCACCATCCTCGTGGCGGTGGGCGCAGGGATGGCCCTGCCCTATCTGGGCATGGCCGCGTGGCCGGGACTGGTGACTCACTTCCCTAAACCAGGCGCATGGACAGTCACCCTGCAACGGGTTGTAGGCTTTTTCCTCATGGGTACAGCAGGCTACCTGCTGACCATTCTGCCTGCGACACGGCTGCCCTTCCTTCTGGCCCTGCTGTGGCTTACCGCCTTTGCGGCGTGGATATGGGGACGTTTTGCTGGCTTGTCCGCCCCGCCGCTCCGCCGCTGGATTGTCAGGGCCTTGTGCTTGGCGCTGATTGCAGGGGCGCTTATGTATGACGGGCGGGGAACCAAAGAGGGCGGTGGCCAAAGTCCGTGGCAGACGTTCTCGCAACAGCAGTTTCTTGAAAGCGCGGGCAGGCACAACCTAGTGCTGGACTTCACCGCGGACTGGTGCCCCAACTGCAAGATTCTGGAGCATACCGTCCTTACGGAGGCGAACCGCGCCCGCTGGGCACAGGAATACGGAGCAGTCTTCATCAAGGTAGACCTGACGCGCGAAAACGAGGAGGGATATGCCCTGCTACGCGCACTAGGGTCCCAGTCCATTCCCGTGGTGGCGTTTTTCCCTGCGGGAGAAAAAGCGGCCTCACCCCTTGTTTTACGGGACCTGTTCACCACGGACGTGGCGGAGGCGGCCCTGCGGCAGGCCTTTGGCCCATAA
- a CDS encoding M24 family metallopeptidase, with the protein MTTQQTTTDHTPIEVIPPEELFIRHTRCREMLARHAPQACGLLVFSRVNIYYLTGTLGNGVFWLPLSGGPVLLARHGLERCRLESPLAHILPFRSYSDILPRLGEAGSAPQNTTLAAEFSGLTWQFGDMLRAKLAGFSFVPGDHALTLTRSVKTGWELAKLRLAGKRHHESLYSELPKLIRPGMNEREISHRAWDVFFARGHSGILRMNSFGEEIFLGHVSAGENGNYPNHFNGPLGVKGEHPATPYMGYAGSVWNPGTPLAVDIGFCLEGYHTDKTQLYWAGDAQGIPDAARRAHDTCIEIQRHVSERMMPGAIPSQIYGEAIAMADKAGFAEGFMALGGGKVPFVGHGIGLAVDEYPVLANKFDDPLEAGMVMAVEPKIGIPGLGMVGVENTFEITDTGARCLTGNEYDMVCIS; encoded by the coding sequence ATGACCACCCAGCAAACGACCACGGATCACACTCCCATAGAAGTCATTCCACCGGAAGAACTGTTCATCCGCCATACGCGGTGCAGAGAAATGCTCGCACGGCATGCGCCGCAGGCCTGCGGCCTGCTAGTTTTCTCGCGCGTGAACATCTACTACCTTACGGGCACACTGGGCAACGGCGTGTTCTGGCTTCCTCTTAGCGGAGGGCCGGTGTTGCTGGCACGCCACGGGCTGGAGCGTTGCCGCCTGGAAAGCCCGCTAGCACATATTCTGCCCTTCCGGTCATACAGCGACATTCTTCCCAGACTCGGCGAAGCAGGCAGCGCACCGCAGAATACCACTCTTGCAGCCGAATTCTCGGGCCTGACATGGCAGTTCGGCGATATGCTGCGTGCCAAGCTTGCCGGTTTCAGTTTTGTGCCGGGAGACCACGCCCTGACCCTGACCCGTTCCGTGAAAACCGGCTGGGAACTCGCCAAACTCCGGCTGGCAGGGAAACGGCATCACGAAAGCCTGTATAGCGAATTGCCCAAACTCATCCGGCCCGGCATGAACGAACGGGAAATTTCCCACCGCGCGTGGGACGTTTTTTTCGCACGCGGACATTCCGGCATTCTGCGCATGAACTCCTTCGGGGAAGAGATATTTCTCGGCCACGTTTCGGCGGGAGAAAACGGAAACTACCCAAACCACTTCAACGGCCCGCTAGGCGTGAAAGGCGAACATCCAGCCACACCATACATGGGGTACGCTGGCAGCGTCTGGAATCCCGGCACGCCGCTGGCCGTGGATATCGGCTTCTGCCTTGAGGGCTATCATACCGACAAGACACAGCTTTACTGGGCGGGAGACGCGCAGGGCATTCCCGATGCTGCACGGCGCGCCCACGACACCTGCATAGAAATCCAGCGGCATGTCTCGGAGCGGATGATGCCGGGAGCCATTCCTTCCCAAATATACGGAGAAGCCATTGCCATGGCGGACAAAGCAGGTTTTGCGGAAGGCTTCATGGCATTGGGCGGCGGCAAGGTTCCCTTTGTGGGGCACGGAATAGGCCTTGCCGTGGACGAATATCCGGTTCTTGCCAACAAGTTTGACGATCCGCTTGAAGCGGGCATGGTCATGGCCGTGGAGCCGAAAATAGGCATTCCCGGGCTGGGTATGGTGGGGGTGGAGAACACCTTCGAAATCACCGACACGGGTGCACGTTGCCTTACCGGGAACGAGTACGACATGGTGTGTATTTCCTGA
- a CDS encoding CoA-binding protein: MLFDDTVGALLRTAKTIAVVGAKDKPGQPVDSVGRYLIEAGYTVIPVHPVRRNVWGLVTYETIGDIPVPVDIVNVFRASQHCAGHAREVLALPVLPGTFWMQSGIRNPEAGAMLSVAGVRVVEDRCIMVDHQRLVLKR; the protein is encoded by the coding sequence ATGCTGTTTGACGATACCGTGGGTGCCTTGCTGCGCACCGCGAAGACCATTGCGGTAGTGGGTGCCAAGGACAAACCGGGGCAGCCCGTGGATTCTGTAGGCCGCTACCTTATTGAGGCCGGCTACACGGTCATTCCTGTACATCCCGTCCGCCGTAATGTGTGGGGGCTTGTCACCTACGAAACCATTGGGGATATTCCCGTTCCTGTTGATATTGTGAACGTCTTTCGTGCTTCGCAGCACTGCGCCGGCCATGCCCGCGAGGTTCTGGCATTGCCCGTGCTGCCCGGCACGTTCTGGATGCAGTCCGGCATCCGCAACCCGGAGGCAGGGGCAATGCTGTCCGTTGCGGGGGTGCGTGTGGTTGAGGACCGATGCATCATGGTGGATCATCAACGACTGGTACTGAAGCGATAG
- a CDS encoding YkgJ family cysteine cluster protein → MCGHCCLGEGGIVVSPKDLARIAAHLRMEPQAFAAEHGAYKGGKLFIRAGSDGYCIFFEKGKGCGVHVAKPDICRAWPFFRGNVVDAESLELAKEYCPGIRSDVPHAEFARQGRAYLKENGLIASDPACEARALILDDEPDPR, encoded by the coding sequence ATGTGCGGGCACTGCTGCCTCGGCGAAGGCGGTATAGTGGTCAGCCCTAAAGACCTTGCGCGCATAGCAGCGCATCTGCGCATGGAGCCGCAGGCTTTTGCCGCCGAACACGGCGCGTACAAAGGTGGAAAGTTGTTCATCCGTGCGGGTTCTGACGGGTATTGTATCTTTTTTGAAAAAGGAAAAGGCTGCGGCGTGCATGTGGCCAAGCCCGATATCTGCCGGGCGTGGCCTTTTTTTCGGGGCAATGTGGTAGATGCGGAATCGCTGGAGCTTGCCAAGGAATATTGCCCCGGTATCCGGAGTGATGTGCCGCATGCTGAATTTGCCCGGCAGGGGCGCGCTTACCTGAAAGAGAACGGGCTGATTGCGTCTGACCCTGCATGTGAGGCGCGTGCCCTGATTCTGGACGACGAACCTGATCCCCGCTGA
- a CDS encoding J domain-containing protein, with amino-acid sequence MTLQECYRILKLDAGAGMDAIKSAYRRRAFELHPDLHPDNPDASRQFKLLNEAYVLLTKSAGPEVDARSRANSAYEKAKKGFDASQARQKNAAAGAGNGTAGADAGAAGEETEQARRAQASEAYARTQARKGAPGGARRTASEYRQEDVLNDILKDPFARRVFEDIYSQIRREGGKPSPLPKKRRLSFEWGESKLSFDMTHGVVAGVKSWLRKQMDDEQTIYVPPQNLLPGARVRISLSQGMRDEPRQIEITLPQDFVVGRPIRLKGLGRKIGPWTGDLFLRVLAKV; translated from the coding sequence GTGACGCTACAGGAATGCTACCGGATTTTGAAGCTGGATGCTGGGGCCGGAATGGATGCCATCAAGTCCGCCTACCGCAGGCGGGCATTTGAACTGCATCCGGACCTGCATCCGGATAATCCTGACGCGTCGCGGCAATTTAAGTTGCTGAATGAAGCCTATGTGCTGCTGACCAAGAGCGCGGGGCCGGAGGTCGATGCCCGCTCGCGGGCGAATTCTGCCTATGAAAAGGCCAAGAAGGGATTTGACGCTTCTCAGGCCCGGCAGAAGAATGCTGCTGCCGGGGCGGGAAACGGCACTGCAGGTGCAGATGCCGGTGCAGCCGGAGAAGAAACGGAGCAGGCGCGCAGGGCACAGGCATCAGAAGCCTATGCACGGACGCAGGCCCGCAAGGGTGCCCCCGGCGGAGCACGGCGCACCGCATCTGAATACAGGCAGGAAGACGTCTTGAACGATATCCTGAAAGACCCCTTTGCCCGGCGTGTGTTCGAGGATATTTACAGCCAGATACGGCGGGAAGGCGGCAAGCCATCGCCATTGCCTAAAAAACGCAGGCTGAGTTTTGAATGGGGTGAATCCAAGCTCTCCTTCGACATGACCCACGGCGTGGTGGCCGGAGTGAAGAGCTGGCTGCGCAAGCAGATGGATGATGAGCAGACCATCTACGTTCCGCCCCAGAACCTGCTGCCCGGTGCGCGGGTGCGCATTTCCCTTTCGCAGGGAATGCGGGATGAGCCCAGACAGATTGAGATAACCCTGCCGCAGGACTTTGTTGTGGGGCGCCCCATCCGTCTGAAGGGGTTGGGACGCAAAATCGGGCCGTGGACAGGGGATCTGTTTCTGCGGGTGCTTGCCAAGGTATAG